The Salvelinus fontinalis isolate EN_2023a chromosome 9, ASM2944872v1, whole genome shotgun sequence genome has a window encoding:
- the LOC129862006 gene encoding uncharacterized protein LOC129862006 isoform X1, whose product MEIDNGAVREGVLVPVLPGSKNFDNSIRPPLQNSYMYKESKQSFRYNSAFLINNATLQERYAAFRTKRRDMGYSEEEMEESYGFLLFDDENKANKVGETGVVPGHSTCTTLGDPSKGVYVSKYSDCLDLNRWYHGKSGYIAIIKLTKGRVREVTENYTVNYTSPSNEFDCHVSEQLSSVSANTSSFLAFERTQYYMYELPVGGAVQPPSHVCPFAIVAFSYWDTKTSASEEQEKSEEEKTVFHYYPWRGQLQISSQIYHVGLKSSTGPLIPAKLPTMMSVDGAIQMSDLRQKLPKAIFETCFSGEVSLEGMGCSLYELAPSEAEDTSLSQLTQDLKEKDLALTIQLNDNGFLILLHSSHFLTYEDTGSSKPEVLQGMFVFPDSRAIHRDTKVCWKKPFLSPECLQVVPALNYAETEVEKCLPSPSGELCGLLEQHIQSYASLIHPGLTISPSREASIFPDQFDVPDALKYLYSAPKWTEMGWRRLKSYFHQPGSFELSVSRATELLVAGREERGDEPDDDVYYCLSSPEGSPMSPASLGGPEEQQSGGKAPGDTADTAADFSKALVVSMEDFEKPGKTMEDSNASDKAVKEGNNLLSKEVQERLPSDLSKPLIPADDFGKPGLNKAHSNAPGITLPPKEVQEELHSDLSQPSVSADGSEKPGKTKADCNAPGVRTEDEGTSLIPEEVEVDVQEKVHSNLLQPAVSAEDLGRADLAALGKADCNAPEVGVANEETNLYLKEVQKDMPSGVSQPPVSAEVLRKPSPALATKPNSKAPAAGVEDNVRTLPQKEVQEEVPSDLSQLEVSAKAFGIASMRVMKKATEVTEVSTSPASGNLPTVLVITATERTATVLPHNENLDLINTESTTNNSSSLPCAKVQDKGGSALNGQRGKANQPSKPTEVSHSSISDWRKRPRKRHRFSGLGKRILRSTVADFEEKEKEDMESMDSSEVYLLKKRKERMDLIQVNPLQKEERMDVTQVHPLKMPRELMNLIQDPPLKKKEKVDVTQVHPLKMPRELMNLIQDPPLKKKEKVDVTQVHPLKMPRELRNLIQDPPLKMKSKDLIHYHPLRNKESMDLIHDDHPLKKKTERWDLKAIISECGRIFVPHGSEVIAKDIESLKIKGKVLDHKQCADEMMVEACIKVPQPIETGDGPNLELNKSDENKDLPIGMLDSKDSLHEVKMADVGKMASLNPSELVLNKDTDSPSSGKHKKKRQYVAISLSQLKTVLSRGGKRNTSINPAPEDQTSPLNKKSKADTPGMDKMENDNINKTNQDRTTGAVEVAKEQTFGLDPKFALALGLTPTELHNDAHKSPEKSDIPLKKDIQDRLDLVPPQATSDQTSEVLPSSPSTTIILASQRRPFKKKHEHADSIRKKWWLHYRSPASLESEKVAISSQIVTLDPDVSRVVSSGSTCECASTVSCPPADSLTLLVNLARSTSNDKVLEQQSDPKALEKQDDHPSLVISDNSVKDGVSPHDPDGEPEFVLPALLKHPSAARLKLLPQSPSPKGLVVGSGERVVLVSHEHSYSLPPSSLLLGLSGSILQVPISEGLLQHRKDIFADGSQTLRAFLCQQKDQNRKEPGLAPESLSKGIGCKQKFHRFRRFIEKDGSVQVTRLWKENYNFNSDSKFTNDPKDKTVIRALHGPWDFDIKDTKEQVQLIIHMWIGLFYSRSTARFCQADSTLTCLEKKDSTEVAHGTVPAQVPPETKTSSPAYIALSRIPEPEVLDLSNMGKKEAQPLSLEAEVLDLSMKTTSTVLVSLDTESKQRIDCKNHPLYRKATTGLHKETISCPKQSTGVELKVYRDRVDSMMSEKSSDLGDDEDYETNNHENDSKGTLQNGVSPYERTLESDRSYILLCEQAASVYIHQEKLLETETAQVLEGNNKKLVQKEEEMTGDGEPNAACLKTMGSKDVNKEQQLKDNDSVKTMPYTEVQMDGDAAYMADTVESNANEARDGAHVVIWDGSESKEEMHKVDHNVKDSVEAAKPEAVHAGKDTTNKEITKAQTAVHVGKDFIDKDKALKAVHSENVPRDYGNTKDQVQTAMQDGNDTRDETLPAMICGEDSGDKAPPVVCDGNTSVAEALPEISHTDIDSHKATLSVVHGGNDPRDTTLPVKCNGKLYIDVEPTVVHDINGSTDEELPMGQGGDVSAGTSRVLPEMHAEIKCKDDELPTQVFPVCDGNKPFVGEFHTLIQPNNVLGVAKNEIDEADVETKEQEKELMQGQSKSDDVTTQSSTTFPPGSQHSQDETLERLTGQVEIPPIPREDIAHTDVLHSIGEASEMAQGQVEIPFIGVEIPFIGVEKDSQDINHTEVHDTHPSQKETLITVCDSANVLSAEMLEKIVSKGTESVSRCPTVDEVLYGYIPIPDICSASLAICDADGVSKPLSTGEGYSRCPTPTEYEPPFVPGFSYVHHTPNTVLLHNAKDTNSPRLDSGLALIENEKDHHEPSLSLYKARAATGLHKLHKSSNNNTPNNLEAIDNQFSQILADPRKNPIATSTPLNTPSSSLKERSDYDPYSNMRLAAVEPDLHAHSSRHSLHSFSYSFPNTHCSLTEKAAFSVPSIHPEVLSNETTLTGNFSEIALERETCLRPALSELILQSTRLSIPAGSGPTAASQNLSVHSFTQPQPNSQQPAMIVNLSKSEDSRGQYNWEEGPTDIDPMSSDVLKSKQTETPVRSNTNAHPYNTEYAREMRQIAVLKDYEDVMADEDVMGENEAPSVDKDKIESSLETNWISDDKHLRSKFRLNKTRLDFINSLRQSQEWEQREFDGVVDFSKQGISSSVTFQSEESDKILSRMEENQQEWLKYCRATRSGSQMDMTKEEDSSVAKPHLVTVLDHKGNRITYENYPVLKPTASMHTRTVPDSNRQGLSSFLEFSKRWDDTHNADESDLTQSSMDLETLIFSERMNQMLKRKSSSSSRYNRSRHRRSNVEERASTSSPSVTVHFSSLQEDQDGSEEHWEAIPSLAAQKIRVEMPERMAMPEETDGEPQHLKKLSCTKGSEMTHVKVSDLVVDSFKAYHAMMTEVCAGKKYPSRTERLKREEAKRNSSPKSRAPSKDFCGQMKEDMYDSLHDNLNSVVRQSCKNKFRFYILVTSSDPFFRETKELLEAEGHIAVEQSQFCLGKESPSCPLHIILRNEDIAEHICEVPHLLELKKSQNVLFAGIDRPDDIVNLTHQELFGKGGFVVFEGAALHTLSLSNMKKMSGFLEGLSKKGKWKWLLHYRDSRKLKENARSSVEAQGKKIFMDVCQEAGMVEVLPYHECDVISRERPNYLHCLVRLQVQNVSARLPVFITDTTADKAFAKHGIFTMNINSFLLISQSDTCTIS is encoded by the exons ATGGAAATCGATAATGGTGCCGTGAGAGAAG gtgtgttggtacctgtgctACCAGGTTCGAAAAACTTCGACAACAGCATTCGGCCTCCACTGCAAAACTCGTACATGTACAAGGAGTCTAAGCAGTCTTTCAGATACAACTCTGCTTTCTTGATAAACAATGCTACTCTGCAGGAACGG TATGCGGCTTTCCGAACAAAGAGGAGAGACATGGGATACTCAGAGGAAGAAATGGAGGAGTCCTATGGCTTCTTGCTGTTTGACGACGAAAATAAG GCAAATAAAGTGGGAGAAACTGGTGTTGTCCCTGGACACAGCACATGTACCACACTTGGAGATCCTTCAAAGG GTGTGTACGTGTCCAAGTACTCGGACTGCCTGGACTTAAACCGCTGGTACCACGGGAAGTCTGGGTACATCGCCATCATCAAGCTCACCAAG GGCAGGGTCAGAGAGGTGACTGAGAACTACACAGTAAACTACACCTCTCCCTCTAATGAGTTTGACTGTCATGTATCAGAGCAGCTCAGTTCTGTGTCAGCCAAcaccagctccttcctggccttCGAGAGAACACAG TACTACATGTATGAGCTGCCTGTTGGAGGGGCAGTTCAGCCTCCCAGCCATGTCTGCCCATTCGCTATCGTGGCTTTCTCCTATTGGGATACCAAGACATCCGCATCAGAGGAGCAGGAGAAAAG TGAGGAAGAAAAAACAG TCTTTCACTACTATCCGTGGAGGGGCCAGCTCCAAATCAGCTCTCAGATCTACCATGTGGGTCTGAAGTCCAGCACAGGACCCCTAATCCCAGCTAAACT TCCAACAATGATGTCAGTTGACGGAGCAATTCAAATGTCAGATCTGAGGCAGAAATTACCGAAGGCTATATTTGAAACCTGCTTCTCCGGTGAAG TGTCTCTGGAAGGAATGGGTTGCAGTCTGTATGAGCTTGCACCCAGTGAGGCTGaagacacctctctctctcagctcacaCAGGACCTCAAGGAGAAAGACCTG GCCCTCACAATACAACTGAATGATAATGGTTTTCTTATACTGTTACATTCATCTCACTTCCTCACATATGAAG ATACTGGGTCCAGTAAGCCAGAGGTATTGCAGGGGATGTTTGTGTTTCCAGACTCCAGAGCTATACACAGAG ACACCAAGGTCTGCTGGAAGAAGCCCTTCCTCTCACCAGAGTGCCTCCAGGTGGTGCCGGCACTGAACTATGCAGAGACAGAGGTGGAAAAGTGCCTCCCTTCACCAAGTGGGGAGCTATGTGGTTTACTAGAGCAGCATATCCAGAGCTACGCTTCCCTCATCCACCCTGGGCTTACCATCAGTCCATCCAGGGAGGCCAGCATCTTCCCAGATCAGTTTGATGTTCCCGACGCCCTCAAATACCTCTACTCCGCCCCCAAGTGGACTGAGATGGGATGGAGACGTCTCAAATCTTATTTCCACCAGCCAGGCTCCTTTGAGCTGTCGGTGTCCAGAGCCACGGAGCTTCTGGTGGCAGGGCGAGAGGAGCGAGGAGATGAGCCGGATGATGATGTCTACTACTGTCTGTCATCTCCAGAGGGGTCCCCCATGAGTCCTGCTAGTCTGGGTGGCCCAGAGGAGCAGCAGTCAGGGGGAAAGGCCCCAGGAGACACAGCTGACACAGCAGCAGACTTTAGTAAAGCACTTGTAGTGTCAATGGAGGACTTTGAGAAACCTGGTAAGACTATGGAAGACAGTAATGCATCAGACAAAGCAGTAAAGGAAGGGAATAACTTGCTTTCGAAGGAAGTTCAAGAAAGGTTGCCCTCGGATCTTAGCAAGCCTCTAATCCCTGCAGACGATTTTGGGAAACCTGGCTTGAACAAGGCACACAGTAATGCACCAGGGATAACTTTGCCTCCAAAAGAGGTGCAGGAGGAGCTCCACTCTGATCTTTCTCAGCCTTCTGTGTCGGCAGATGGCTCTGAAAAACCTGGGAAGACCAAGGCTGACTGTAATGCACCAGGGGTAAGAACAGAGGATGAAGGGACAAGTTTGATCCCAGAGGAGGTTGAAGTTGATGTACAAGAAAAGGTGCATTCCAATCTTTTACAGCCTGCAGTCTCTGCAGAGGACTTGGGGAGAGCTGACCTGGCAGCATTGGGCAAGGCAGACTGCAACGCTCCAGAGGTAGGAGTAGCGAATGAAGAGACTAACTTGTACCTGAAGGAGGTGCAAAAGGATATGCCCTCTGGTGTTTCACAGCCTCCAGTCTCAGCAGAGGTCTTGAGGAAACCTAGTCCGGCCCTGGCGACCAAGCCCAACAGCAAGGCACCAGCGGCAGGCGTAGAGGATAATGTGAGAACTTTGCCTCAGAAGGAGGTGCAAGAGGAGGTTCCCTCTGATCTTTCCCAGCTTGAAGTGTCGGCAAAGGCTTTTGGGATAGCCAGTATGAGAGTGATGAAAAAGGCCACAGAGGTGACAGAGGTTTCAACCTCACCTGCATCAGGTAACCTCCCAACAGTGTTAGTCATCACTGCCACTGAAAGAACTGCAACCGTTTTACCTCACAATGAGAACCTTGACTTGATCAACACAGAGTCCACCACAAATAACTCCTCCAGTTTGCCTTGCGCCAAAGTACAGGATAAGGGCGGAAGTGCTCTCAATGGGCAACGTGGCAAGGCCAATCAGCCTTCAAAACCCACAGAGGTCAGTCATTCCTCTATATCTGATTGGAGGAAACGGCCAAGgaaacgtcatagatttagcggATTGGGTAAAAGGATCTTGAGGTCTACAGTGGCTGACTttgaagagaaagaaaaagaggacATGGAAAGTATGGATTCAAGTGAAGTCTACCTATTGAAAAAGAGGAAGGAACGGATGGATTTAATTCAAGTTAACCCATTGCAAAAGGAGGAAAGGATGGATGTAACCCAAGTTCACCCATTGAAAATGCCAAGAGAACTGATGAATTTGATCCAAGATCCCCCATTGAAAAAGAAGGAAAAGGTGGATGTGACCCAAGTTCACCCATTGAAAATGCCAAGAGAACTGATGAATTTGATCCAAGATCCCCCATTGAAAAAGAAGGAAAAGGTGGATGTGACCCAAGTTCACCCATTGAAAATGCCAAGAGAATTGAGGAATTTGATCCAAGATCCTCCATTGAAAATGAAAAGCAAGGATTTAATCCACTATCACCCATTGAGAAATAAAGAAAGTATGGATTTGATTCATGACGACCATCCATTGAAAAAGAAGACAGAACGGTGGGACTTGAAGGCAATCATCTCCGAATGTGGTAGAATTTTTGTCCCTCACGGTTCAGAAGTTATCGCCAAGGATATAGAATCATTGAAAATTAAGGGGAAAGTGTTAGATCACAAACAATGTGCTGACGAGATGATGGTTGAAGCTTGTATCAAAGTCCcccaacccatagaaacaggagatggacctAACCTAGAGTTGAACAAGTCAGATGAGAACAAAGATTTGCCCATAGGGATGTTAGACAGTAAAGACAGTCTGCATGAGGTCAAAATGGCTGATGTAGGCAAGATGGCCTCTCTGAATCCCTCAGAACTGGTCCTGAACAAAGACACGGATTCTCCTTCCTCAGGAAAACACAAAAAGAAGCGTCAATATGTCGCAATATCCCTCAGTCAACTAAAGACAGTTCTTTcaagagggggaaagaggaatACATCCATCAATCCTGCTCCAGAAGATCAAACATCACCCTTGAACAAGAAAAGCAAGGCTGATACTCCTGGCATGGATAAAATGGAAAATGATAATATCAACAAAACCAACCAGGACAGAACCACAGGTGCTGTTGAAGTTGCAAAGGAACAGACATTTGGCCTAGACCCAAAGTTTGCACTAGCATTAGGCTTGACTCCTACGGAGTTGCATAATGACGCACACAAATCTCCAGAAAAAAGTGATATTCCGTTAAAGAAAGATATTCAGGACAGACTAGACCTGGTCCCACCTCAAGCCACATCTGACCAAACATCTGAGGTTTTGCCTAGCTCACCTTCAACAACAATCATCTTGGCGAGTCAGAGGAGACCATTCAAAAAGAAACACGAGCATGCAGACTCCATTAGGAAAAAAT GGTGGTTGCATTATCGCTCACCAGCTTCTTTAGAAAGTGAGAAAGTAGCTATATCCTCCCAAATAGTGACACTTGACCCGGATGTCAGCCGTGTTGTCAGTAGTGGTAGCACCTGCGAATGTGCCAGCACTGTATCATGCCCACCTGCAGATTCTCTGACCCTATTGGTTAATTTGGCTCGCAGTACCAGTAATGACAAAGTACTGGAACAACAGTCAGACCCAAAGGCTCTTGAGAAACAAGATGACCACCCAAGTTTGGTGATAAGTGACAACAGTGTCAAAGATGGCGTCTCTCCTCACGATCCAGATGGTGAGCCAGAGTTTGTCCTTCCTGCTCTGCTGAAGCACCCTTCTGCTGCTAGGCTTAAACTCCTCCCTCAGTCTCCGTCACCCAAGGGGCTGGTAGTGGGGAGTGGGGAGCGGGTTGTGTTAGTCTCACACGAACATTCATACTCACTGCCGCCATCCTCTCTACTATTGGGTTTGTCAGGTTCAATCCTTCAAGTCCCAATTTCGGAGGGACTTCTGCAGCATCGCAAGGATATCTTTGCTGACGGATCTCAAACACTACGGGCCTTCCTGTGTCAGCAGAAGGACCAGAACAGGAAGGAACCCGGATTGGCTCCGGAATCCCTGAGCAAAGGAATCGGGTGCAAGCAGAAGTTCCATCGCTTCCGGCGGTTCATTGAAAAAGATGGCTCAGTTCAAGTGACAAGGCTGTGGAAGGAAAACTACAACTTTAATTCAGACAGCAAGTTTACCAACGACCCTAAGGATAAAACAGTTATTAGAGCCCTACATGG CCCATGGGATTTTGACATTAAGGACACAAAGGAACAGGTTCAGCTCATTATCCACATGTGGATAGGTCTTTTCTACAGCAGGTCCACTGCGAGGTTCTGCCAGGCAGACTCAACTCTAACATGTTtggaaaaaaaggattctacaGAAGTGGCTCATGGAACGGTACCAGCCCAGGTTCCACCTGAGACCAAGACAAGTTCCCCTGCTTATATAGCCCTCTCCAGGATACCAGAACCTGAAGTTTTGGACCTTAGTAACATGGGTAAAAAAGAAGCACAACCATTAAGCCTGGAAGCTGAGGTATTGGACCTTTCAATGAAAACAACCTCAACTGTGCTAGTCTCTCTAGACACAGAGTCTAAGCAGAGAATAGATTGTAAAAATCATCCATTATACCGAAAAGCAACTACTGGCCTGCACAAGGAAACCATCTCTTGTCCGAAACAAAGTACAGGTGTTGAGTTAAAG GTTTACAGAGACCGTGTGGACAGCATGATGTCAGAAAAATCAAGTGACCTGGGTGATGATGAAGACTATGAAACCAACAACCATGAGAATGACAGCAAGGGTACCCTCCAAAATGGTGTGTCCCCTTACGAAAGAACTTTGGAAAGTGATCGATCGTACATACTTCTGTGTGAACAGGCAGCAAGTGTGTACATTCATCAAGAAAAGCTCCTGGAGACTGAAACTGCTCAGGTTTTGGAGGGCAACAACAAAAAGCTTGTCCAAAAGGAGGAGGAGATGACGGGTGATGGAGAACCAAATGCAGCGTGTCTTAAAACCATGGGCTCTAAAGATGTCAATAAGGAGCAACAACTTAAAGATAACGATTCAGTCAAAACAATGCCATACACAGAAGTGCAGATGGATGGTGATGCTGCCTATATGGCTGACACAGTTGAGAGTAATGCAAATGAAGCCAGGGATGGGGCTCACGTTGTCATCTGGGATGGCAGTGAGTCAAAAGAGGAGATGCACAAAGTAGATCACAACGTGAAGGATTCTGTTGAAGCTGCAAAACCAGAAGCGGTGCATGCTGGGAAAGATACCACAAACAAGGAAATCACTAAAGCACAAACTGCTGTGCATGTTGGGAAGGATTTCATTGATAAAGATAAGGCACTCAAAGCAGTGCACAGTGAAAATGTTCCCAGAGATTATGGAAACACCAAAGACCAGGTGCAAACTGCAATGCAGGATGGGAATGATACTAGAGATGAGACCCTACCAGCGATGATTTGTGGAGAAGATTCAGGAGATAAAGCACCACCTGTGGTGTGTGATGGGAATACGTCTGTGGCTGAGGCACTACCAGAGATATCACATACTGACATTGATTCCCATAAAGCAACACTGTCAGTGGTGCATGGTGGAAATGATCCGAGAGATACGACACTACCTGTGAAATGTAATGGCAAGCTGTACATAGACGTAGAACCCACTGTAGTGCATGATATAAATGGTTCCACGGATGAGGAACTACCAATGGGGCAGGGTGGGGATGTTTCTGCTGGGACTAGCAGAGTACTGCCAGAAATGCATGCTGAGATTAAATGTAAAGATGATGAACTGCCCACGCAAGTATTTCCAGTATGCGATGGGAATAAGCCTTTTGTAGGCGAGTTTCACACACTCATTCAGCCCAATAATGTTTTAGGAGTGGCTAAAAATGAAATAGATGAGGCTGATGTAGAAACTAAAGAACAGGAAAAAGAATTGATGCAGGGTCAGAGTAAATCTGATGATGTCACAACTCAAAGTTCCACAACATTCCCGCCAGGGTCCCAACATTCTCAAGACGAGACATTAGAAAGACTGACAGGTCAGGTGGAAATACCACCGATTCCCAGGGAAGACATCGCACACACAGATGTTCTACATTCAATAGGTGAGGCATCAGAGATGGCCCAAGGTCAGGTAGAAATTCCATTTATTGGAGTAGAAATACCATTCATTGGAGTAGAGAAGGATAGCCAGGATATTAATCACACAGAGGTGCATGATACTCACCCAAGTCAGAAAGAGACACTGATCACAGTCTGTGATAGTGCTAATGTGTTATCAGCTGAAATGCTAGAAAAAATAGTTTCAAAGGGAACAGAATCAGTCAGTCGATGCCCAACTGTGGATGAGGTGCTGTATGGTTACATCCCCATTCCTGACATCTGCAGCGCCTCCTTGGCCATCTGCGATGCCGATGGGGTCAGCAAACCCCTCAGCACTGGGGAAGGTTACAGCAGATGCCCAACTCCTACAGAATACGAGCCACCTTTCGTTCCAGGATTTTCTTATGTCCATCACACACCAAACACTGTTTTGTTGCACAATGCGAAAGACACCAACAGTCCCCGCCTCGATAGTGGTCTTGCGCTCATTGAAAATGAAAAGGATCATCATGAACCAAGTCTTAGTCTCTATAAAGCTAGGGCTGCTACTGGGTTGCACAAGCTGCATAAATCCAGCAACAATAACACACCAAATAATCTGGAAGCCATTGATAATCAGTTCTCTCAAATATTGGCTGATCCTCGCAAGAACCCAATCGCCACTAGCACACCTCTCAACACTCCCTCATCTTCTTTAAAGGAAAGAAGCGATTACGATCCATATTCAAATATGCGACTTGCCGCTGTTGAACCAGACCTGCATGCTCATTCAAGTCGCCATTCGCTGCATAGTTTCTCTTACTCCTTTCCCAACACCCACTGTTCCTTAACAGAGAAAGCTGCCTTCTCTGTGCCATCAATCCACCCGGAAGTCCTGTCCAATGAAACAACATTAACTGGGAACTTTAGTGAAATCGCCTTAGAAAGAGAGACTTGTTTGCGTCCTGCCTTAAGTGAGCTCATCCTACAGTCCACCCGTCTGAGTATTCCAGCGGGCAGTGGACCTACAGCAGCTTCTCAGAACCTTTCAGTGCACAGTTTTACTCAGCCCCAGCCAAACAGCCAGCAACCTGCCATGATTGTGAATCTCTCCAAGAGTGAGGACAGCAGAGGACAGTACAACTGGGAAGAAGGACCAACAGATATTGATCCTATGTCTTCAGATGTCCTAAAAAGCAAACAAACCGAAACCCCTGTCCGCTCAAACACTAATGCTCACCCTTATAACACAGAGTAtgccagagagatgagacagattGCGGTTTTGAAAGATTATGAGGATGTTATGGCTGATGAGGATGTTATGGGTGAAAATGAGGCGCCTTCTGTAGATAAAGACAAAATTGAATCCAGTTTAGAGACCAATTGGATATCAGATGACAAACATTTAAGAAGTAAATTCCGGTTGAATAAAACAAGACTTGACTTCATCAACTCTTTACGCCAGTCTCAGGAATGGGAGCAAAGGGAATTTGATGGGGTTGTGGACTTCAGCAAGCAAGGCATTTCCTCGTCAGTCACCTTCCAGTCTGAAGAATCAGACAAAATACTTTCCCGTATGGAAGAGAACCAACAGGAGTGGTTAAAGTATTGTAGGGCTACGAGGAGTGGCAGCCAGATGGATATGACCAAGGAAGAAGACTCCTCAGTGGCAAAGCCACACTTAGTTACCGTTTTGGATCACAAAGGAAACAGAATCACCTATGAAAACTATCCCGTTTTGAAACCTACAGCAAGCATGCACACACGGACTGTTCCTGACTCAAACAGACAGGGCTTGAGCAGTTTTCTGGAGTTCTCCAAGAGGTGGGATGATACACATAACGCTGATGAATCTGATCTTACACAGTCATCTATGGATCTGGAGACCCTCATCTTCTCAGAGAGAATGAACCAGATGCTAAAACGTaagagtagtagcagcagcaggtaCAACCGATCGAGACACCGCAGGTCAAACGTAGAAGAAAGAGCTTCCACCAGTAGCCCGTCTGTGACAGTGCACTTTTCCAGTCTACAGGAGGATCAGGACGGCTCCGAGGAGCACTGGGAGGCGATACCGTCACTTGCAGCACAAAAGATCAGAGTGGAGATGCCTGAAAGGATGGCTATGCCTGAAGAAACAGATGGAGAACCTCAGCATCTTAAGAAATTGTCCTGTACAAAGGGCAGTGAGATGACGCATGTAAAAGTTTCAGATCTGGTTGTGGATAGTTTCAAGGCGTACCATGCTATGATGACCGAGGTGTGCGCAGGCAAAAAATACCCATCCAGAACTGAGAGACTCAAGAGGGaagaagcaaagagaaacagtTCGCCAAAGTCTCGAGCTCCAAGCAAAGACTTCTGTGGGCAGATGAAGGAGGACATGTATGACAGCCTGCATGATAATCTGAACTCTGTTGTGAGACAGTCATGTAAGAACAAATTCAGGTTCTACATACTGGTGACATCATCTGACCCATTCTTCAGAGAGACGAAG GAGCTGTTAGAAGCAGAGGGCCACATTGCGGTAGAACAGTCTCAATTCTGCCTTGGAAAGGAAAGTCCATCGTGCCCTCTACACATCATCTTAAGGAACGAAGATATTGCTGAACACATTTGTGAG GTCCCTCACTTGCTTGAGTTGAAGAAGTCTCAGAACGTGTTGTTTGCTGGTATTGACCGTCCTGATGACATCGTGAACCTGACCCACCAAGAACTCTTCGGCAAAGGCGGTTTTGTGGTGTTTGAGGGAGCAGCTCTGCACACACTCAGTCTCA gcaACATGAAGAAAATGTCTGGTTTCCTGGAGGGACTGAGTAAAAAAGGGAAGTGGAAATGGCTGTTGCACTACAGAGACAGCCGGAAACTGAAAGAGAACGCACG GTCTAGTGTGGAAGCACAGGGCAAAAAAATCTTCATGGATGTCTGCCAGGAGGCTGGAATGGTGGAGGTCTTACCCTACCATGAATGTGATGTCATTTCAAGGGAACGACCCAACTACCTCCACTGTCTCGTTCGCCTACAGGTCCAGAATGTATCGGCTCGTTTACCTGTATTTATAACTG ACACAACGGCAGACAAAGCGTTTGCAAAACATGGGATCTTCACAATGAATATTAACTCTTTCCTGCTGATTTCTCAGAGTGACACATGCACTATTTCTTAA